The following are from one region of the Myxocyprinus asiaticus isolate MX2 ecotype Aquarium Trade chromosome 2, UBuf_Myxa_2, whole genome shotgun sequence genome:
- the LOC127416042 gene encoding iroquois-class homeodomain protein irx-5-like codes for MAYPQGYLYQPSASLALYSCPAYSTSVISGPRTEELGRSSSGSAFAPYAGSTAFTSASPGYSSHLPYGADAAATFTSYVSSPYDHATGMAGSIGYHPYAAPLGSYPYGDPAYRKNATRDATATLKAWLSEHRKNPYPTKGEKIMLAIITKMTLTQVSTWFANARRRLKKENKMTWTPRNRSEDEEEDENIDLEKNDDDEPNKPTDKGESTDTEADHKLINPGEIPCDRFKDEAKDLDPLLSDTELKNTEERTDLLAEQAKPTTSSPSVLQRGNDLLTQEKPSEPGHATSTGNSNVTSVIHSSSSAPKPKLWSLAEIATSSDRCKGASEAPQAARLGQNTVIARPASPTRSSPQCPLPNNTVLSRPIYYTSPFYPGYTNYSTFGHLHSSHGTNTSSTAHFNGLSQTVLNRAEALVRESKVRSQTQVDLCKDSPYDLKKGMSNI; via the exons ATGGCGTACCCTCAGGGCTACTTGTATCAGCCATCCGCCTCTTTGGCACTCTATTCGTGTCCTGCCTACAGTACAAGCGTGATATCGGGACCTCGGACTGAGGAACTAGGGAGATCTTCCTCTGGCTCTGCTTTCGCTCCCTATGCCGGATCTACAGCGTTCACCAGCGCCTCGCCAGGCTACAGTTCCCATCTCCCGTACGGTGCTGATGCCGCTGCCACTTTTACTTCTTATGTG AGCTCGCCGTATGACCACGCGACAGGCATGGCCGGATCTATTGGGTATCATCCTTACGCTGCTCCCTTGGGCTCATACCCGTATGGAGACCCAGCTTACCGCAAGAATGCTACCCGAGACGCCACAGCCACTTTGAAAGCCTGGTTAAGCGAGCACAGGAAAAACCCATACCCCACCAAAGGCGAGAAGATAATGCTGGCCATCATCACAAAAATGACCCTCACGCAAGTGTCCACCTGGTTCGCCAACGCCAGGAGGAGGCTAAAGAAGGAGAACAAGATGACCTGGACCCCACGGAACAGGAGCGAGGACGAGGAGGAGGACGAAAACATTGATCTAGAGAAAAACGACGACGACGAGCCAAACAAGCCTACAGACAAGGGAGAATCCACAGACACAGAGGCAG ATCATAAACTCATCAACCCAGGGGAGATACCGTGCGACAGGTTTAAAGACGAGGCTAAAGATCTTGATCCACTTTTGTCAGACACGGAATTAAAAAACACAGAGGAGCGGACGGATTTGCTCGCCGAACAGGCAAAACCCACCACATCCTCTCCCTCCGTCCTACAGAGAGGGAATGATCTCCTTACGCAAGAGAAGCCATCAGAACCGGGCCATGCCACGAGCACGGGGAACAGCAACGTAACATCTGTTATTCATTCTTCCTCTTCAGCGCCCAAACCCAAACTCTGGTCTTTGGCCGAGATCGCCACGTCTTCGGACAGGTGCAAGGGGGCCAGTGAGGCTCCACAGGCCGCGAGGCTGGGTCAAAACACAGTCATAGCCAGACCTGCTTCACCGACCCGGTCCTCCCCTCAATGCCCTCTCCCTAATAACACTGTCCTCTCTCGGCCTATTTACTACACATCGCCTTTTTACCCGGGCTACACGAACTATAGCACTTTCGGACATCTCCACAGCAGCCACGGCACCAACACCAGCTCCACGGCACATTTCAATGGATTAAGCCAGACTGTTTTAAACAGAGCCGAGGCTCTGGTCAGAGAGAGCAAAGTAAGAAGCCAAACGCAGGTAGATCTTTGCAAAGACTCACCTTACGATCTAAAGAAAGGTATGTCAAACATTTAA